A genomic stretch from Candidatus Omnitrophota bacterium includes:
- a CDS encoding SDR family NAD(P)-dependent oxidoreductase, with product MSAELKGKTAIVTGSSRGIGKALASTAASLGVNLALAARGEGPLKETAAELAKKYKVEVLAVPCDVTKLEDLENLVNKTKEKFGKIDILINNAGVSSQYPFEKQPFEDFERLVHTNYLGYVRMIRLVINDMIKNKSGAIINMVSGSTLCDPLPRNFLVYSSLKVGLRAFSKGLFWELRDHGIKITSILPGVTDTDLTGKLKEVTANTSRLMTTEAIENAVRFALTVPANVCPLEIAVINQQTPWTAPVIPFKQEHPDK from the coding sequence ATGAGCGCAGAGTTGAAAGGAAAGACAGCCATAGTTACCGGCTCAAGCCGCGGCATAGGTAAGGCACTGGCCTCAACCGCGGCAAGTTTAGGCGTTAATTTAGCCCTCGCCGCCCGCGGAGAGGGGCCGCTTAAGGAAACCGCCGCGGAACTGGCGAAGAAATACAAGGTAGAGGTCCTGGCCGTGCCTTGCGATGTGACTAAATTAGAGGACCTGGAAAATCTGGTGAACAAGACAAAAGAGAAATTCGGCAAGATAGATATCCTGATAAACAACGCCGGGGTTTCCAGCCAATACCCCTTTGAAAAACAGCCCTTTGAGGACTTTGAGCGCCTGGTGCACACGAATTATTTAGGTTATGTACGGATGATCCGTTTAGTTATCAACGATATGATTAAAAATAAATCCGGCGCCATCATTAACATGGTATCCGGCTCAACGCTCTGCGACCCTTTGCCGAGGAACTTTCTGGTTTATAGTTCGCTTAAGGTAGGCCTGCGCGCGTTCTCCAAGGGGTTATTCTGGGAGCTGCGCGACCACGGCATCAAGATAACCTCAATACTGCCGGGCGTGACCGACACAGACCTTACCGGTAAACTGAAAGAGGTGACCGCCAATACCTCGCGGCTTATGACTACCGAAGCCATAGAAAACGCGGTGAGGTTTGCGCTGACTGTGCCGGCAAACGTCTGTCCGCTGGAGATCGCGGTGATAAACCAGCAGACGCCCTGGACCGCTCCGGTGATACCGTTTAAGCAGGAGCATCCCGATAAATGA
- a CDS encoding SRPBCC family protein produces MGHTCNSIVINAPYDRIFEISNDIERWTELFGGEYKKAEVLKREGNKITFRLTDDEGKSWQSWRLLFKDEYFTYSEREEPKFPFKYMKIVWLYTPKQAGTLLTWIQHFEMDDKAKFNDEQVEGFINKHSKDNLLIFKDVIEKEAKVRR; encoded by the coding sequence ATGGGGCATACATGCAATTCGATCGTGATCAACGCGCCTTATGACAGGATATTCGAGATCTCCAACGACATTGAACGCTGGACAGAGCTGTTTGGAGGAGAATACAAGAAGGCAGAGGTGCTCAAAAGAGAAGGCAATAAGATCACCTTCCGGCTTACCGATGACGAAGGCAAGTCCTGGCAGTCCTGGCGGCTGTTGTTCAAAGATGAATACTTTACCTATTCCGAGAGAGAAGAGCCGAAATTCCCTTTTAAATATATGAAGATCGTCTGGCTTTATACGCCGAAGCAGGCAGGCACCCTGCTGACCTGGATACAGCATTTTGAGATGGACGATAAGGCGAAGTTCAACGATGAGCAGGTGGAGGGCTTTATTAATAAGCATTCCAAAGATAACCTGCTGATATTTAAAGATGTCATAGAAAAGGAAGCCAAAGTCAGGAGATGA